Below is a genomic region from Desulfobacterales bacterium.
CGCTTGAGTGTGTCCAGCCCATCCGGGGGCATCATTGCTCCATGGTCCAGGTAGTAGCGACACGAGAAGGGAAATTCGGTGAACGCCACCTTGAAACCGTGCCCGTCAGCCAGCGCGTTTAATACCCGCACACCCTCCGGAACCACCTCGCAGCCGATGCCGTCGCCCGGGATGAGGGCTATATGATAGGTCATGATATTTTTTTCCTTTACAGTTGTTAGAATAAAAGAGGAGTTGCTATGATCCCTCAACAGCGTGACGTATTGGAGATAGTACAATTCCCATGAAAATGCAAACAGCATGCTTGTTGCGCAAGCGCTTTCCCCTTTGCCGGTTGGGACACTTCGGGCGCGGGAATCCTCCATGGCCTTGAGCCGCCGCCGAGGGCAGAATTTTCTGGTAAACGTTTAAGCGAGTTAAGCCTGGAATGCCCGTCAAGTCGATTTTGAAGGAATGATGATGGCAAATCAACGATTATTGAAAATAAGCTGTCTAAATGAAATGTATATGATACTGGAAATGTCATAACGTATGTGGTATTTTACCCAAATGAGTTGTCGGCAGGCCCGGACAGGTCGTGGGGACAGCGCATTTTGGGTTTATCAATGTGTCGTTCAGATGACAGAACTTTTGACCGCTGACCATGGTCGGGGCGTATGGCGATGTCCTGCTAAATTCGGGAATTCTGATTCCACGGTTTTTTGAACACCGCCATGTCATCAACTCGGGCTCAGGTGCCTTGAAATTCAATTGCAGGACCCCTGCCGATAAATCATATGGATAAACCATACATGAAATCAGTTTTAATACGGAAAGGCCAACAGGATAGGTGACATGAATATCAGACCGGTAACGGCAGCGGAAAGGCATTGGGGCGGACTGGATTATTTTCTTTTGTGGGCCGGGGTCGGTATTTCACTGGCGGAAATCTGGGCCGGGGGATTTCTTTCCACGATGGGCTTGTGGCTCGGGTTATCGGCGATTATCATCGGTCATATCATCGGAAACACCCTGATGGGGCTGGGAGGAATTATCGGATCGGATCATGGCATCATGTCCATGGTATCGCTCAGACCGTCATTCGGAATCCGTGGCTCCCGAATTGCCGCGGTGCTCAATATCATCCAGCTGGTCGGATGGGCATCGATCATGCTGATTATCGGCGGCAGGGCCGGCGCAGCGCTTGGACAGGGCATCGGAGGCGTTTTTGCCACCAGCCGGTTCTGGATCATCCTTCTTGGCGTCGGCACGCTGCTGTGGGCACTGTATACCGGTAAAACAATCTGGAAGACCATGCAGTCGATTTCCATGGTGGCCATGGTTCTGATCATGGGGGCGATGAGCTGGGTGTCCTTTACCGGTCTTGAATTAAATTTGATAAAAAGCGCTGCCGATCCGATGCCGTTCATGACGGGTCTGGACCTGGTGATTGCCATGCCCATATCCTGGATGCCGCTGGTGGCCGATTATTCCAGGATGTCAAAAAGCACCTCGTCCGCGTTCTGGAATACCTGGTGGGGATATTTTATCATCTCCTCCTGGATGTATATCCTGGGACTGGTCGCCACACTGATGACGGGATCGACCGATCCGGGGTTTTTGATTCTTCAGACCATGGGAACCATCGGCCTTGCCGTGCCGGCGCTGGTTTTGATTGTTCTGTCAACTGTCACGTCCGATTTTCCCGATATTTATTCGACCACCTGTTCGGTGATGAATATTTCACCAAAAGTCAAACCCAATACGGTCATGTGGGGTTCCGGCATTGTTACCATTGTCGTTGCTCTGTTGACGCCGGTTGAGCAGTTTGAAAATTTTCTGCTGCTGATCGGCGCCATGTTCGTGCCGCTTTTCGGAGTGGTTCTGACTGACTATTTCATTATCCGTAAACGCAGGATCGATGTCGGCCAGCTCTATAAGCGCTGCGGTGAATACTGGTACGTCAAAGGATACAATGTGTCGGCCATCATATCCTGGGCAATCGGGTTCGCCGTATTCGAGACGGTAGCGCACATGCAATACACGGTCGGGGGCACGCTTCCCTCGATTATTGTTTCCGGATTATTATACCAGGTGCTGACATCTGTCAGTGAAAGGAGAGGTGAAAAAATAGCTTATGGCAGTGCTTCAGATCGGCAAGATTAATGTAAATATCCTCGAAAAATTGATTTCAGACTATACCCAGGTCAGCGACCGGATCGTTCTCGGCTCAGGAATCGGTGAGGACGCAACGGTTATCGATATGGACGGCAGCCGCTATCTGATCGCAAAGACCGACCCCATCACGCATGCAACCGCTGAAATCGGCTATTATGCGGTCAATATCAATGCCAATGACATCGCGGCCATGGGGGGGGTTCCGCTGTGGTTTCTCGCGACGATTCTGGTGCCGGAGCATACGGAACAAAAAGAACTCGAGAGGATATTTTCACAGATATCCGGAAGCTGCAAAGCACTTGGGATTATCTATTGCGGGGGGCACACCGAAGTGACCAGCAGTGTCACCAAGCCGGTGGTGGTGGGGCAGATGCTGGGGGAGGTTGAAAAAACAGGGCTTAAACCCACGGCCGGTGCAAAAAAAGGCGATGACCTGATTATGACCAAATGGGCGGCGATAGAGGCGACTTCCATCATCGCCAATGAACACGGGCAGTCATTAAAAACCCATTTTTCTGATGAATTGGTTACCCGTGCCCAGCAGTACCTGTATGATCCGGGAATCAGCGTAACTCTGGATTCACGGATCGTTTCACGGTATCCGGAGATTCATGCGCTGCATGATCCCACCGAAGGGGGCATTGCAACCGGCATATATGAAATGGCGTATGCCAGCCACCTGGGGATGGAGGTGTACCATGACCGGATTCCGATCAGCTGCGAGACAGCGGCGCTATGTCAATTTTATAATATCGATCCGCTGGGCACCTTTGCTTCGGGATCATTGCTGATTGCCTCGGCGCCCGATGTGTCCGGGGAGGTTATCGGAAAGTTGAACGAACATGGCATCAAGGCCACCTGTATCGGTAAATTCATGGACCCGGCGGACGGCATCCGGCTGATAAAACAGGCGCAAACGATTCCGCTGCCCATATATCAGCAGGATGAGCTGTCTAAGATATTCGGATAGGCTCGTAGCCACGGATGGGGGTTATCCGGACGGGCTGAAAAAACACCAGGGGTCCTTCTCTTCGAACAGGTCCATGCCGGCGCTGTAAGTGGCGGCCAGGCATCCCCGGCAGACCGGGCGCAGGGCGCAGCGCCGGCAAGCCCTGCTTCCCTGCCTGTAGCGGTGTGCGGTTGCCGAATCGTATATGTCTTCAAGGGGCTGATGAAAAATGTTTCCGATACAGGAAGGAAATTTTCTGCAGGCATGGACCTCGCCATCGGCAAGTACGGATACGAAATTAAAGGCGGCGCCGCACCCGTAACCGGTGCAGCCGCCAAAGGGCGGCTGGCCGTTCCGGTATCGAAGGATGTTAAAAAGATTGTCTTTGATGCTCAATACCGGATTGGTTTTCGCCGCAGCGGCATAATCGGTCAGGAACCGGCGAAACGGATCTTTTTCCGGAAGCATCAGGCTTGCCCCTTCTCCCACCATGGACAGCCGGTTGAATGTAAACGAATCTGTCCGGTTGCGAAGCATTTCGCCCAGAGGCAGTACCTGGTCCATATTGTCACGGGTTAAGGTCAGCATCACCATCGAGTAGATGTCAAGCTCCCGGAGAATTTTAAGAAATTCAAGGGTGCGTTGAAAATGCCCTTGGCCTCTGATCCAGTCATTGTAGGGCGCAAGCCCTTCCAGGCTGACCTGGAAAAAGGACGGTTTGCAGACAGGGATCAATGCCTCGATCCGGTGTTTCGGGGATGGATTGCCCAAGATGGCAATCGTAAATCTCCGGTCTGCCGCTGCCTGGTAAAGTTGGGTGAAATGGGGGTAGAGCAGCGGATTTCCGCCGGTAAACGTTACCTGCCCCCTGACATAACGCTGCCTGCAGAAATCAAAAAAATCATCGAGGACGGACACCCCCTGCTCAAGAGGCATGACCGCCCGGTCGCTTCGGTCGTAACAGTGCCGGCAGTGAAGATCGCAGGTTTGGGTGATATGCCACTGAAGGGTAAAAACGGCAGATGACAGAAATCTGTTGTGATGGATTTCATTTGACGAATCATAGTCGCTGCTGCGATGAATTTTTGAAGGCGGGCAAAGCAGTATCCCCTTGTCGGCTGCCTGCCGGAGTGCTCCGGTCATCAGCCCCAATGAGGTGATTTTTTCATCGGCGGCTGCGGTTATGTCGATATGCTCAACCACGAGTTTAAGCGCCAGCAGATCTGCGCTTACGGCCTCTGCAATGTTCGGCCGGTTTGATTCGGGATTTTTCCAGATCATGACGACAGACTCACCCGGTTCCGGATCGGCAGCGCGGGCGGCCGAAGGCGGATCGATCAGGCTGGCAAGGCGTTTAAAGGAAACCGGATACAGTTTAAGTGTCGGGTTTACCGTATAGGATGAGACGGCTGGAAACGGTTGGCTTTTTTCGGTACTCAGCTGCCGGAATGCCCTTTCGATCCGGGCAAGTTCGGACAGAAAATCCGGAAGGCCGTTCGGTGCGGCCAGGCGTTGCAGCAGCTGCGGGACATCATCCGGCGGCAGTCCTGTCCCACACGCCGCCTGTATTCTTCCCCAGGCTTTATCATCTATGACTGAGCGGCATGTGGGGTAGACCGTTTCAAATGTTTCAACCTCAGTTGTTGACACAACCGGTTCCTTTTTTTACGTTAAATCTGGAAAACATCATTCTTACTCGGTCTTTTCCTTGTCTGTGCCACCGGCACAGGAAGATCCGCCGCTTCAACTGCTCTGGGAGCTTCCAGCTCCCGGTTTCTCACCGGATCATGCGCTTGCCTTCTCACATCCGTTGAGCGTGAGAGCCGTACCGGCAATCAGCCCGGCGATACAAAATCCTGCCAGAATTTTTTTAAGCTCATTGCTGTTCATGGTATTCACCTCCTGGTTTTGGTTGGTGAATTGCTGAGGTGCTAAATCCCGGGGAAGAAATACACTTTGTAATGCACACAGCCATCCTGTTGGATCGACCGTTTGTCGCAGTGCGGGGAAAACGGAACCTATACGGATTCATAACCGGTTGGATAGTATTAATTATAGCGATATGCCGGCTGGCGTCAATTATAAATAATGGCCTTGATCATCATTTCGGCCACGTCGTCACGGGAGCCGTTCCGCCCATTGCCGGCTTCTCCAGCACGATCCGGGGGATGCCGGGGCCATAAAGCTAAAGCGCAAAAATTCGGCGCGCCTCAGACAGTTTGCGCTTCTTAACGCTTCATGACCCCGGCATCTTTTCCCCGGAGCGCGCAACGTCGTACGCCAGAAACGGGCGGGACTCCACAGCTGGATATATGGCCGAGACGATGATCAAGGCCGAAAACTGTAAGAAAAGGTGTCAGATCTTGCATAGTGAATAGTGCTGTAAAAAGGTTAAATAGTACACTATGCAAGATGTAACACTATTTGTGCTTAATCCTGATCAGCCTATGTAGCTGAGTCTTATTTACTATATAAGATCTGACACCGATCTTTGAATATTCACCATATAACGCCGTGGTTGACAGGCAGCGAGGTACGATCGGTCCTATGTGAAACCACATATTATACAATTATTGGATTATTCCCTTTAGATATGGTTTCAAGCTAATTGATTTCCCACCCCGTGCATACATTACATAATTGCTATCCGTGTCTATTGAAACGACTTTTATTCCTTCGTGGTGATAATCCTGATATGCATCAGGATCAGTGTATATTTTTTTTATTATTTCGATCGGTGTAAGATAATATGTTTCCTGATCCCCGCAAATCCACAACTCAAAAGCTGTAGTTAATGTGTTGGAGTTAATGTTAAATTTTTATTTTGAAGGTGAACGACTATTTGTTGAGCAAAATCGAACGTGAATAACATTATTCCCTATTCTTATTTTTGCTCGACCAGAAGGGACCCAATTTTGCGTTCCACAAATCTTTGAATAAACTGCTCTCTTAATTTGTTCACTCATTTTATGTTCCTTCGTATAACGTGCGGGTAACTTGCCGGGCGCGTTGTTTTGCCCGGTCAAGTTCACCCGATGGTTCGGCGAAGCCGTTGTTGTTTCCAATTCTGTCAAGAATGAAGACCTGACCCCGCTATTTTTTCACCTCGTCAAACTGTTCTTCGATAACCTGATTGAAAGATTCGATTATCCCATCGACTACCTCTTTGGCTATATTTGCCTTATCCGTTGGTTCCTCAACCTCAGCCCATGTGATTGCTATGCCGCATTTGCGTTCAATTAGATGGGTTAAGTGTTTGGCTAAAGGAGTGAAATCTATGTCTCCATCCAATGAGATCAAAATCGCCGTACCATCCAAAGCAATTTCAATGGATTCTTCGGTGATGGTTGCGGTGCAGTTTATTTCACACATGGTCTTGCCTCAATTCAGTTAGAATGCGTTTGATGTTATATTTCTTGGCCCGCCGATCAAAAATGTATTCGCCACCATCCAATATTTGACAAACCTCTTTTTGTGCCTGTCGATCTTCCAGCACGATTTGCCGGTAGCTGATGCGTTGATCGTCATTGCTTGCCACAATGATGGACTCGGCATCCCCATAGACGACAATAGCGGGATTGTGGGTTACAAGAAATACCTGACCTCGGAACTTCTTTTCCCGAATCATGGAAACGAGAGCTTCAGCAATAAAGTTGCTACCCAAGTTGTCCTCTGGTTGGTCTATGAAGACGAGTTTGCTGTCCGCTTGAGAGAGAAGGATTTCCAAATATTTTTCAGAGTTATAGCCCGGACTGTTGCCTTTCGAGGTTGATGCGTCTGCATATATTAACGACTCATTCGGATTGCTGTAACACTCATAAAGCGGAGTAAAAAGGGTTCCTAACTTGCGGCTCAACGCATCAGGTGTATTGCCGCCGAGGTTCTTAACACTCTTTTCGTCTGAGATGAGAGCAAGCAGGTTGCTGTAAAGGCTCTTTGCCGTGTCTGCGTTTCGAATAGCATCCAAAACGACATCACGCGGTGAGGTATTGGCTGTGGCCTCGACAACAAACCTTGTTTCCCCATGAAGGTCGAACTCCTCAACTTCATGGCATAACAAGCTACTTGTCTGGTTGCTTACCAATAAGAGCTTCGCGGCGGACTCAAGCTTATCTTTTACATCTACAGCGATAGCTTGGATTGTCTGAGTCGCATTGGCCTTGTCCTCGGCAGCATTTCCCAAGCCGGTGTTCTTTTCTGAAAGAGTCTTTTCTACCCACTCGACAAAGGTTTGTTTTCTTAGAGAAACAAGCCCTCTATTGCGATAATGCTGTTGCTTATCTTGAATCAACTTCTCAAAGGCTTCAGTGAGTTGAGATTCTTCATCGGTGAACGAAATGAAAGCATTCTCTTTCAAGGCGTCCACGGCTTTTAAGACTGCGAGAAACTGCTCATCTGTCTCTTTCAAAAGCTCTGTGGAATTGCCGATTTCTTCAAGGATTGTTTCCTTGTCGAACTTTACAGTGTATTCATCACTTAAGCTCTCTGCGATAGTCTGTTCATGAAGCACAAAACTTCGTTCCTTCAGGCTTTCATAAGCCTCACTGTAAGCTTTAGATAGAGCGTCTACCTCATTTCTAAGCTGATTGCGTTTTTCAATCAGGTTCTGCCGCGCCAAATTCCTTTCGTCTTTTTTCCCCACTTTGTCAGCAAGCTCATCGAGGTGGAACTGCTCGAAATATCGAATGATGTCGCCTTGCTTAATCCAGATAGGCTCTGCATCCAAGGTTGATTCGCCTGAATATGCAGCTTCACGTTGAGTCTTGGTCTGCACCGTAGCGGTGGATAGCAGACCTTCGTAAGTATGGTCTTCAGGAAGCCTGTCGATACATTTACCGAACAAGCTCATTAACAAGCTTTTTCCACTGGAACGTCCCCCGATAATGACATTGAGATGAGGGCTGAACATAAGGTGTGTGTCTGAAATGTGGTCACATCCCGAAATCTTTAGCCCCTCCAAATGGTTTTGGTTACGAGGAAAAGTCGCCAGTTGAGCTTCGGACTTAATGCGCGACTCAGGATCAATGAATGCTTGCCTAAGCGTCTCGTAATTCTTACCGCCTTTAACATAATTGAATTCATGCGGAGGATTTTCAGTTCCTCCCTTATGCACGAGGGGATACTTCTCTATGTTGTGATTATCGGAAAACTGTATGTATGCGATGTCTTTCCTATCACGATGGGCTTCTGGCATTTGCTTGCCGAACGAGTCATTGTAATGGGCAATAGCTTTTTGTTTCACCTTCTCCAGAGCACAACTCGGCATAAGCAAAAGCATCTTTTGTGCATAAGGTATATCAGCGCGATAAGCATCAACCAGACTGTTAGAGCCGTTGCCTGCGTGGGGAATAAAGAAGAAATCATCAGTCGGAAACAAAGTAACAATATCATCAAGAGTTATTACACGATCAGCATGCGCCAGTTCTTTCTCCGAATAGTAACCCTCCAGTGCATCACTAAGTCGATTGACGTTATCAATATCATGATGGCAGAAAATGAATAGTGAATGGTATCGTGCTCCATCCACAGTCACATCAAGCTCTATTCCAATTAATAGGAGAGGGCCATCTTCACTCGCAAAGGTCTCATAGTATTCAGTATAGGCTGCGACATTGATGATGTTGTGATCAGTTAATGAGAATATTTCGACACCGTTCTCCACCATTTTGCTGTAGACTGTCTGTATAGAGAAGGTGCCTTTGTAGTCATTTGCTTTGGTCAGCTTGCTCATATCCGTATGGATATGAAGATCCACCCTCAGGAAATCAGAATATGGTTTTGAGGTACCTGCCATTACACCGCCTCCAATTTGTTTCTTCTTCATTTCTCAGTGAACGGTTGGGGTGAGGCGCGCG
It encodes:
- the cytX gene encoding putative hydroxymethylpyrimidine transporter CytX, which produces MNIRPVTAAERHWGGLDYFLLWAGVGISLAEIWAGGFLSTMGLWLGLSAIIIGHIIGNTLMGLGGIIGSDHGIMSMVSLRPSFGIRGSRIAAVLNIIQLVGWASIMLIIGGRAGAALGQGIGGVFATSRFWIILLGVGTLLWALYTGKTIWKTMQSISMVAMVLIMGAMSWVSFTGLELNLIKSAADPMPFMTGLDLVIAMPISWMPLVADYSRMSKSTSSAFWNTWWGYFIISSWMYILGLVATLMTGSTDPGFLILQTMGTIGLAVPALVLIVLSTVTSDFPDIYSTTCSVMNISPKVKPNTVMWGSGIVTIVVALLTPVEQFENFLLLIGAMFVPLFGVVLTDYFIIRKRRIDVGQLYKRCGEYWYVKGYNVSAIISWAIGFAVFETVAHMQYTVGGTLPSIIVSGLLYQVLTSVSERRGEKIAYGSASDRQD
- a CDS encoding AIR synthase family protein, with amino-acid sequence MAVLQIGKINVNILEKLISDYTQVSDRIVLGSGIGEDATVIDMDGSRYLIAKTDPITHATAEIGYYAVNINANDIAAMGGVPLWFLATILVPEHTEQKELERIFSQISGSCKALGIIYCGGHTEVTSSVTKPVVVGQMLGEVEKTGLKPTAGAKKGDDLIMTKWAAIEATSIIANEHGQSLKTHFSDELVTRAQQYLYDPGISVTLDSRIVSRYPEIHALHDPTEGGIATGIYEMAYASHLGMEVYHDRIPISCETAALCQFYNIDPLGTFASGSLLIASAPDVSGEVIGKLNEHGIKATCIGKFMDPADGIRLIKQAQTIPLPIYQQDELSKIFG
- the sbtM gene encoding thio(seleno)oxazole modification radical SAM maturase SbtM; its protein translation is MSTTEVETFETVYPTCRSVIDDKAWGRIQAACGTGLPPDDVPQLLQRLAAPNGLPDFLSELARIERAFRQLSTEKSQPFPAVSSYTVNPTLKLYPVSFKRLASLIDPPSAARAADPEPGESVVMIWKNPESNRPNIAEAVSADLLALKLVVEHIDITAAADEKITSLGLMTGALRQAADKGILLCPPSKIHRSSDYDSSNEIHHNRFLSSAVFTLQWHITQTCDLHCRHCYDRSDRAVMPLEQGVSVLDDFFDFCRQRYVRGQVTFTGGNPLLYPHFTQLYQAAADRRFTIAILGNPSPKHRIEALIPVCKPSFFQVSLEGLAPYNDWIRGQGHFQRTLEFLKILRELDIYSMVMLTLTRDNMDQVLPLGEMLRNRTDSFTFNRLSMVGEGASLMLPEKDPFRRFLTDYAAAAKTNPVLSIKDNLFNILRYRNGQPPFGGCTGYGCGAAFNFVSVLADGEVHACRKFPSCIGNIFHQPLEDIYDSATAHRYRQGSRACRRCALRPVCRGCLAATYSAGMDLFEEKDPWCFFSPSG
- the sbtA gene encoding SbtA family thio(seleno)oxazole RiPP natural product precursor codes for the protein MNSNELKKILAGFCIAGLIAGTALTLNGCEKASAUSGEKPGAGSSQSS